The nucleotide sequence ATGCCCGGCACCAGGGGGTCTGCATGTCTGTAGAAGTGGTTCTTGTCTTTTTAGAATAAAGGAGTTGCCTGTCTCACACCGTTAACTCCATTGCTTACCAAATCTTCGCTGATCTTAAAGGTCAGTCTCCCTTCCCAACCTCCAGTTCCCCTCTCTGCGGCCTATCTGGAAGCGGGTTCCGGCCATCCATTGCTAATGCTGCATGGTTTTTTAGGTAGTAGCCACTGTTGGAGGTCACTCACTGAACAATTACAATCGGATTTTCGCTGTATCAGTCTGGATTTACTGGGGTTTGGAGACTCCGCTAAACCAGTGCTCCGTTATGATGTGGCGACCGAAGTGGCTTTCGTGCGTGCCTTTGTTGAAGCGTTGGAATTGTCTCCCTGTGCTGTTGTGGGGCACTCCTTTGGCGGTTGGGTTGCCTCTGCCTATGCGCTGGCTTATCCTGAAGCGGTCAGCAAACTGATCCTGGTGGCTCCAGCCGGTATTCGAGATGATAGCTTTTGTGGGCGATATGACCATCTGCGCCCACTATTGTGGGATACACCAGTTGT is from Leptothermofonsia sichuanensis E412 and encodes:
- a CDS encoding alpha/beta fold hydrolase is translated as MLTKSSLILKVSLPSQPPVPLSAAYLEAGSGHPLLMLHGFLGSSHCWRSLTEQLQSDFRCISLDLLGFGDSAKPVLRYDVATEVAFVRAFVEALELSPCAVVGHSFGGWVASAYALAYPEAVSKLILVAPAGIRDDSFCGRYDHLRPLLWDTPVVDWALGLARPVAAILGQTPTLRTITGFRQSLMANPAACSFLRDRSRPEDAIDTVEQDIHRLRVPTLVITGDRDDTIPRWHSETYAQEIPDARLEVIPNADHSLPQNYSTELALVIAPFLHTHLQPDAVF